DNA sequence from the Mangifera indica cultivar Alphonso chromosome 18, CATAS_Mindica_2.1, whole genome shotgun sequence genome:
TAATTATAAAGTTAGCGGAGAATTTCAAACATTAACGAACACCTGAACTAGCAAAGACATTACTGGCGCCATACAACATCACCGAATCTGTTTATCAGATCTTCCTCACCGGCCATTGGGCTCCGCTAGCCGGGGCCGGCACCCCATCTGCTCAAGAAACTTGGTAAGATGCAGGTGCTTGGCAGCCCATTGCTCAGCCAATTTCTGCTCCTTGGCTTCTGCTTCCCTCCTCAGTCCAGCAATTTGTTCTCTGTATTCAGCTTCAATTCTATCCAAAGTAGCTCTCTGCTCTTCTCGAATAGCTTTCACCTTCGCCTCTATCTCTTCCATTTTCTCCCTCCTTCGACATGCCTTCTCTGATTCCAGCTGCAACTCCAGCCTTCTCAACCTCCATGTTGCTTCCTTCTTATGTGCTGCCCAAGCATGATGCCCTTCTTCCAACTCTCTGCAGCATTCCACCAGCTCAGTTATGAAGAGGTTCTCTCCATAAGAGGGAACTGAGCCATGAGGTGGCAAATTTCCGAGAACTAGAGAGGCACTATCTGGCCCCCTCTCAGGCTGCAGCCATGGGATTGTAGGAGTAGTTGCCACTGTTGAGGGAGACAGAGACAGAGTTATAGAAGGTGATGGTGGCCTGACAGTGGAGGATCCATTGGAATTTGAAAGCCAGGGGGGTAGCAAAGTTGAAGGGGTAGGAGAGTCAGTGTGAAGAAACCCTGCATTTGAAGCAGCCATGACAAATGCACCGCCTTTCACTAGCTTCTCCGCAAAAGTCTCTAGAATCTGATCGTACTTGCGCTCTTCAATTGGATTAACTGGAGTGCTGTTATCCTTCTGTTCCCTCTGCTGCTTCTCTTTGAACACTTCCCACCACTTACCAAGTCTCTTAGCAGTGCGGCCAGGGACTTCAGCTGCAATTTTCTTCCACTTGTTGCCGTGTTTGGCCTGAAGACGGATGACAAGATGCTGCTCCTCTTCAGTAAGAGATCCCTTCTTGATGCCTGGTTTGAGGTAGTTCTTCCACCTTTCTAAGCACGATTTTGCGTCCCTGTTTAGGGGTGTGTTCATGCGCTGTGATACAAGGCTCCACTCCCTTGGGCCATATTGCTTTACATAAGCACATAATAAAGCATCCTCTTCAGCTTTCCAACGCTGTCTCTCCTTCATTTCCAGGTGCAAACACCACTGCCCATTGCGTTAAGCTCTTCATAATGTATCTGAAATATTATTGCAAGTCAGCCACCATGGCATCACATATAGTGTAAAAGCACAACAATACAAGGAAGAGAAGTTTCCCTGTATGAAAAAAGGAAGCAGTAcagtctaaaatataaaaataaagcgAGAAAATGTCCATGTAAAACTGTCACAAcctaaaaacctaaataaaaagCTATTTCAGCTCTGGCTCTGCACAGACCATTTAGTAAGAATATGGATCAACTAATAAGACTTAAAATGGAGGCAGCAAATGCAAGCTCCTAAACGAACTAGTCAAATAATTTTCCAAGATTCATCATATTCTCAGTCACACCcacaatatgaaaaaataaataaaagtttactAAAAGGCTCCACAGAGTTTCATGGAATCCTTGAAAAAAGGAAAGCAATCAGGAAATCTATAGATACCCAATAACATTAGATGACTAATATCGAACATCAATTAATATAGAAAGACCAGCTTTTCTTCATATGATGAGGCAGGAATTGACAAAAAATAGCCCATACAGTCATTGGTCGACTATGAAATcacaattcaattaaaaaaggcAATCACAATTCAATTAAAGGTACATAAGATAACTTTCAGTCCACCAAGCTTTAAAGATAAAACTGGTTTCAACCATTTGAGTTTGAAAGAAGATGTGTTTATTCTTTAATTTCCTCTAAGAAATTGACAAAATTGCTAGTACATCATGAAAGACATAAGGAGACTACATATAAAAAAGAACACTAACTAATTCAACTTCGCATTGAACTAATGACCCAATTCCAAAACGAACCGTGAACACAATTGGAAAACAGAGTTCACAAGATTTCCTACATTGCTAATTACATTAAGAACTCAACTCCCAACTTCTGAAATCTAAAACACTACTCAGTACACCCAGGATAAATATCACTACTGGTATCCActataaattatgaaacaaGATCATATTCCCGAGGGAATTGCTCTCCTACCTGGAGCAAAACCTGGGTAACAAgattggaaataaaaaatttcagttatcATATCAttgaaactaaataaaaatcttaCAGAGTCTCATTTAAACGAAAACACAGTGATTGATAATGTTTCAAATTTGATGTCACAGGGGCCATGAACATGGTGTTACTCTTACACAATTCTTGTATATCAGAAACtcaccaaatggtgcatataaAATCGATAAGGGCCACTAATCCGAAAAAATTTATCAAGGAAGATAAAGTAATTGTATCATAAAACATGATTTTATGGCTCTTCAAATTTGAACATTAAGATGCAAGCATAAAGTTGATCTTATAAGCTGTGACCAGCAGGGATAAGATTCACAAAGCTTAATTGTTTTCCTGACAGAAACATGATTTTCACTGCACAAAACCATATGCTTCCATTAAGGAAACGAGGAATTCCaaaacaaatgataaaaaaattaaaatcaatcatccAATAGTGAGAAGTAAAGTCTACTTTAAGAAATAAGAACGGATCAATTAcccacaaaattaaaataatataagcatgaataaacaattaaaaaaaagattaagcAAGTAATGATGCATTAAGAAATAAGAACGTGTAAATTCATGCAAATGTTATTTGAGTAAACGAAATCTAAAACTCACCACTTCTTTATAGAGGGaatttcttgaaattaaaaaatatttcactcaaaacaaaaaaaaaatcatcccTTTTCTCAGCAACATAGAGAGACCGATATGAAAGATAAATACCTAAACGCatcagaataatattattattagctTGTACATAACAGAAGGAAAACAAACTCACGTTTCTTGAATTCAAATGTTGAAAATCCAACTGTGTACTCTTCGCATCTCCATCTAACTTCTTCAATGAAACAGaggaaataaattaacaaagaaaaacaaatacacAATCCAGACACGGCAAAAGACTGTAATCAACCCTAGAGAGATGTATAAAACAAATAAGACTACAGAGAGAGAACGGACAAAGAAGAGACTAAAGAGTACtcaaaaaatggcaaaaaaACAGAAACCAGGTTAACTTAATTTAACCCAAATATTAGAGTgaagtgaaaaatataaaacactaAACAGAGTAACTGAGAACAGTGATTTTCAAAGAGAAATCAGACAAATGGAGTGGAAAAGGAGAGCACGCgaatgagaaagaaaagaaaagaaagcaatgaCATCTACACAGAATGTTATGTCGTCAACTCAGCTCTCGTTGATGCTCATTGTTCATGGTGCCTACAGTAACACTCTCCTACCTCAACGCTTTCTCTCTAGTACTCTACTGCTCATAAATAACTTTATAAGCTAAAGCTAGAGCAATGAACGGTAATTTGCATCAATGAACAAGCGGCGTACACTCGATTTCAGCGCCTAAAATGCGCCTCCTTCGCGgtctttgttttctttctgtttttgcTTTCTTCTACAACGATGCCACGTCATCAATCCTGAATACAATTAAAGtttattacatatttaattttaaaaataatcggGGCGAATATTCGGTTGGACGGTTACTATATTTGGATCCGGTAACTGAACTTCACTTGGCCACACCTGAGGCAGTGAATTGTGGTACGGCGAATTATTAATCGGGGACCGGGACGCGTCTTCCAAGTGTCATCTAGTCGATTGGGTGAGGTTTCTTTCACCAACTCACGGTTCGGACCCGATCAGGGTTGatccaatttgaaaatttgatttaattcagtttaaattaataaagagtTTAGCTCACAGATCtagaaaatgtttaatttaatttatatttaattcataatttaatttaaattatattataattatcaaaataatattattttaaatattattatataaaatcacattatttttttaataaattataaattttaatcgtAAATTTGACACATGATCTCAAGTTAATAATAaagcaaatcatttttatttaaatttaaattcaaattatttttaattttgattcattaaatttaattcaaattatttttctttcaaactaaaaaatattaaatttgactcatttgaaTTCATCTCTACACAAACCATACACCCAGTAGTCCCCCTAGGAAATCCTCCTTAATGTTAATTAATCAGAATTTATTCACTTAATCACCATTTTAAATAAGGATTAACAGAGGTCATGATTGGTCAAAGCGGTAAAACTATGGACCAACCAGGGCGCACAATAGCAAAACAGCGCTAGACACGGCAATAATGACACAAGTTTAACTTATTGATGCCAGGATCTGACCGTCCGTTTTAcaagtattaaaaaaaagttgaccattaaaaaaattctgATTCCACGACTTCACCATCGGTGAAGGCAGCGACAGTAGTTGTTTCTTCAGCCTATTGAGCAGCAGGTTGAACCCTAGGAACCAATCGGATTCGACCACCGCCGTGACGCTCCCGGCTGGAACATTGAACAGTGTAGTTTCTATTTTTATGATCTGTTACTTTCTGATGTCGGCacagatttgaaaatttttaattgtaatagaggaaaaagagagtCGGGTGGGAAGATGCAGTTGAGTTAGGGCGGATGGGGGACTGCAGTCCGCGTTTCACGGCACAAGGAGACGAGTGTGATGTTGACACGACGATCTGCTTGTAGTCAGAGGCCCTTGCAGGTTTTCTCAGTGATACGTTACGTCGGTTTTCTGATTCTCCCTTCTCGTTTTTTACGTGGTGGGACAGCTACTTTTACGTAAAAGTTTATTACGTatcttaattgttttaatttaaatatctagttttattaataattttttttataaaatataaaacaatttaatcataaaaaataataaaacaaactttTGTCTCactctattatttttattatagtatttaaataatatattatattatatattttaattttatatattatatattaaatattatatcataacatataatataatttttaaaaaataaaataataacaaatttaattaatatattatcatttaaaaaaatattataaatatgttaaaatttttcatatgtatttttattatattattattttatttaaaatatatatatttgtatcaataatattattatattgtataatatgtcatttgtatcatattagtttaatacattttataagacgtattattttacatttgtatcgtatcatatcataaaatatatataatgcattatagaatattgataactataatttttattttatacaaatattgatattcaagttcaaattttaatttaaaaaattatttttttctgttgttATCAAACAACCCAATATGATATGGGTTTTTTATCGGGTCAAACTAAACTACGAATTGGGGTGTTTTGGTTAATTAGGTCACAAACTAATTTAATCCAATTGttaaaacaatctttttaaCAAATTGTTCTCATTTTGTTTAGTAGGTAGCAATTTGATCAACTAATtcgattcaatttttaaa
Encoded proteins:
- the LOC123202240 gene encoding transcription factor AS1-like, giving the protein MKERQRWKAEEDALLCAYVKQYGPREWSLVSQRMNTPLNRDAKSCLERWKNYLKPGIKKGSLTEEEQHLVIRLQAKHGNKWKKIAAEVPGRTAKRLGKWWEVFKEKQQREQKDNSTPVNPIEERKYDQILETFAEKLVKGGAFVMAASNAGFLHTDSPTPSTLLPPWLSNSNGSSTVRPPSPSITLSLSPSTVATTPTIPWLQPERGPDSASLVLGNLPPHGSVPSYGENLFITELVECCRELEEGHHAWAAHKKEATWRLRRLELQLESEKACRRREKMEEIEAKVKAIREEQRATLDRIEAEYREQIAGLRREAEAKEQKLAEQWAAKHLHLTKFLEQMGCRPRLAEPNGR